A single genomic interval of Leptospira stimsonii harbors:
- a CDS encoding response regulator, which produces MINTIDIRQNQFRQNVLEQSIALRDPILILEDADEIRALLLQICKTLGIKAEGYANGKQALEAAREKQFSAFIVDLETPLIKGQDFIREIKTFLEDPIILVQTGNNQPDTIIEVMKLGVLDYLIKPIDIQVFGHCMKRIAEYTQKKATEKVLQEETETRLRAQLDWILYKQSWMSDLEKTVDVSKVTLNNIKQTFLSGGGIGAIVSLIEILKSSAKYEGENCVLSKEIADLLFVNNQTVHDTLQCLEKSMEILNRDISKEKTKMSVSDLFELIEQTVENASEKMEKFLSEKSLSISFHKSLHPNSIQIEVDQSSIQLILEELIVNAAKYARIDSKILIYDKIQNGMLNLSFKNEFDSKSIPGVPRDKEILVKQPFYRLTGFVYESLPMETFFSGLGLTIVDFVARKHSGTFQISNILDHSVSEIPVETVLASLSLPLKY; this is translated from the coding sequence ATGATAAACACAATCGATATTCGCCAAAATCAATTCAGACAAAATGTTCTCGAGCAATCCATTGCCCTAAGAGATCCGATTCTCATATTGGAAGACGCTGATGAGATCAGAGCCCTATTACTCCAGATCTGTAAAACTCTCGGGATCAAAGCGGAAGGTTACGCGAACGGAAAACAGGCTTTAGAAGCCGCTCGAGAAAAACAATTCTCCGCATTCATAGTTGACCTGGAAACTCCACTCATTAAGGGACAAGACTTCATCCGAGAAATTAAGACTTTTTTGGAAGATCCGATCATTCTCGTTCAAACCGGAAACAACCAGCCTGATACGATCATCGAAGTAATGAAACTGGGAGTCTTGGATTACCTGATCAAACCCATCGACATTCAAGTTTTCGGACATTGTATGAAGCGGATCGCGGAGTATACTCAAAAGAAAGCTACGGAAAAAGTTCTCCAAGAAGAAACCGAAACGCGACTGAGAGCCCAGTTAGATTGGATTCTGTACAAACAATCCTGGATGTCCGATCTGGAAAAAACGGTCGATGTCAGCAAGGTGACTCTCAACAACATCAAACAGACTTTTTTGAGCGGGGGCGGTATCGGTGCGATCGTAAGTCTGATAGAAATTCTAAAATCATCCGCAAAATACGAAGGGGAGAATTGCGTATTATCGAAGGAAATCGCCGACCTTCTTTTTGTGAACAATCAAACGGTTCACGATACTCTTCAGTGTTTGGAAAAGAGTATGGAAATACTCAACCGCGATATTTCGAAAGAAAAAACAAAGATGAGCGTTTCCGATCTTTTCGAACTGATCGAACAAACCGTTGAAAACGCTTCCGAAAAGATGGAGAAATTTTTGAGTGAAAAATCTCTGAGCATTTCCTTTCATAAATCCTTACATCCCAATTCGATTCAAATCGAAGTGGATCAATCTTCGATTCAACTGATCTTGGAAGAATTGATCGTGAACGCCGCAAAGTATGCGCGCATCGATTCTAAAATTTTGATCTATGACAAGATTCAAAACGGAATGTTGAACCTTTCCTTCAAAAACGAATTCGATTCAAAATCGATCCCGGGTGTTCCCAGAGATAAGGAAATATTGGTGAAACAACCATTCTATCGACTCACAGGATTCGTCTACGAAAGCCTTCCAATGGAAACTTTTTTCTCGGGACTCGGATTGACGATCGTTGACTTCGTAGCTCGAAAACATTCCGGAACATTCCAGATTTCGAATATTCTAGATCATTCCGTCTCCGAGATCCCGGTCGAAACGGTTTTAGCGTCTTTGTCGCTTCCGTTAAAATACTGA
- a CDS encoding metal-sensitive transcriptional regulator gives MKPKHKLHSDPKVKEALTLRLKKIEGQIRGIQGMIERDEYCDDILNQLSSVKSALDGVSKTLLKSHIETCVVERFKENDPAILSEFMTTVERILK, from the coding sequence ATGAAACCGAAACACAAACTGCACTCTGATCCTAAAGTCAAGGAAGCCTTAACTTTGAGACTCAAGAAGATTGAAGGACAGATCCGAGGAATACAAGGTATGATTGAAAGGGACGAATACTGCGACGATATTCTAAATCAATTGTCTTCCGTAAAATCGGCGTTAGATGGAGTTTCGAAAACTCTTCTCAAAAGTCATATTGAAACCTGCGTAGTTGAACGATTTAAGGAGAATGATCCCGCGATCTTGAGTGAGTTTATGACTACGGTTGAGCGCATTCTTAAATAA
- a CDS encoding glutathione S-transferase family protein — protein sequence MADLQLVIGDKKFSSWSLRPWILLKESKIPFTEISLVLNTPEFFEKIKLYSNAGKVPVLVDGDIKVWDTLSIVEYIAESFPEKNLWPKEKAARAFARSIVAEMHSGFGDLRKNLSMNLAEKLHGRTFPEEAWKDIRRIESIWKECLNKYKGPFLFGKQFGIADAFYTPVVGRFLTYGIDLDPAANSYIATISSLYSYKEWMDGVLK from the coding sequence ATGGCAGATCTTCAACTCGTAATCGGCGACAAAAAATTCTCTTCTTGGTCTTTACGTCCTTGGATTTTATTGAAGGAAAGTAAAATTCCCTTCACGGAAATCTCGCTCGTTTTAAACACACCCGAGTTCTTTGAAAAAATAAAACTCTACTCGAATGCCGGCAAAGTTCCGGTCCTAGTCGACGGAGACATCAAGGTTTGGGACACGTTGAGCATCGTTGAATACATAGCGGAAAGTTTTCCGGAAAAAAATCTTTGGCCGAAAGAAAAAGCCGCGAGAGCCTTCGCTCGATCGATTGTCGCGGAAATGCATTCCGGATTCGGCGATTTAAGAAAGAATCTTTCGATGAATCTCGCCGAAAAGTTGCACGGAAGAACGTTCCCCGAAGAAGCATGGAAAGATATAAGAAGAATCGAGTCCATCTGGAAAGAATGTCTAAACAAATACAAAGGACCGTTTCTATTCGGAAAACAGTTCGGAATCGCGGACGCATTCTATACGCCCGTAGTCGGACGTTTTCTGACTTATGGAATCGATCTGGATCCGGCCGCGAACTCCTATATCGCAACGATCAGTAGCCTCTATTCTTATAAGGAATGGATGGACGGCGTTCTGAAATAA
- a CDS encoding heavy metal translocating P-type ATPase, translating into MNPSVKAEPSDSGITLDLIGMTCANCALRIEKGLKKVPGVKDARVNFAMETAKVEFSSPVSQEVLLDKVDSLGYRALVHEEIVLNGKAERAHEEEFRKLKFRLLASVLFSAPLLLSMVGHFGENKFSEYLHFLMNPWLQFALATPVQFWIGFSFYLGAFRSLKNGGANMDVLVVLGTSAAYFYSVKQSFLSLEGHHHGEIFLYYETSAVLITLILFGKFLEHLAKGKSSKAIQSLVGLQPKTANIIHEDEIQEIPLAAVRSGDLLLVKVGETVPVDGIVEEGSSSIDESMLTGESIPVEKKVGSALFGGSLNKNGILKLRASKVGKDTLLSGIVRVVQEAQGSRAPIQRIADRISGVFVPAVILIAAFTFAFWFFWIEPGVFSGALEKAIAVLVIACPCALGLATPVSILAGSGKAATLGILFRTAEALEIAHKVNTVVFDKTGTLTHGKPILKKIDVIPSGDESQLLLLAGAAEQNSEHPLSKAIVDSAKRRGLILPISETFETIPGGGVFAIVNSKEILLGTDRLFKEKGIRLNQTLSDLKIQREAEGSTVVHLSVDGVHSAVLSLADTVKDSTPDSITRLKALGMEVYMITGDNERTANAVAKTCGIDHVLAEILPEGKATEVKTLMDSGKVVAMVGDGINDAPALAVANLGIAMGTGTDVAMESSDVVIMNGDLASIANAFAMSRRTVYNIRQNLFWALIYNALGIPFAAAGFLAPWIAGGAMAFSSVSVVLNALRLQRK; encoded by the coding sequence ATGAATCCCTCGGTTAAGGCGGAACCCTCCGATTCAGGAATCACTCTTGATCTAATCGGAATGACCTGTGCAAATTGTGCCCTCCGAATCGAGAAGGGATTGAAAAAAGTTCCGGGAGTCAAGGATGCAAGGGTCAATTTCGCAATGGAAACGGCGAAAGTGGAGTTTTCTTCTCCGGTTTCTCAAGAGGTCTTATTGGACAAAGTCGATTCCCTCGGATATAGAGCGCTTGTTCACGAAGAAATTGTTCTGAACGGCAAGGCCGAAAGAGCGCACGAGGAAGAATTCAGAAAATTAAAATTTAGACTGCTTGCATCGGTCCTTTTTTCCGCTCCTTTGCTTTTATCCATGGTAGGGCATTTTGGAGAAAATAAGTTTTCCGAATATTTACATTTTCTAATGAATCCTTGGTTGCAGTTCGCGCTTGCAACTCCTGTGCAATTTTGGATCGGTTTTTCCTTCTACTTGGGCGCTTTCCGATCGCTAAAGAACGGCGGGGCGAATATGGACGTGCTCGTTGTCCTTGGCACCTCGGCCGCCTACTTTTATAGCGTAAAACAATCCTTTCTTTCCTTAGAAGGACATCATCATGGGGAAATTTTCCTCTACTATGAAACTTCGGCCGTTCTGATCACATTGATTCTTTTCGGTAAATTTTTGGAACATCTCGCGAAAGGTAAGTCTTCAAAAGCGATTCAATCTTTAGTCGGGTTACAACCGAAAACCGCGAACATCATCCATGAAGATGAAATTCAGGAAATTCCCTTGGCGGCGGTGAGGAGCGGAGATTTACTTCTTGTAAAAGTTGGAGAAACCGTTCCCGTCGACGGAATTGTCGAAGAGGGAAGTTCTTCTATCGACGAATCGATGTTAACCGGTGAGAGCATTCCGGTTGAAAAGAAGGTGGGGAGCGCTTTGTTTGGAGGTTCGCTAAACAAAAACGGAATTCTGAAACTAAGAGCTTCGAAAGTGGGAAAGGATACTCTTTTATCCGGCATCGTAAGAGTTGTACAAGAAGCGCAAGGTTCCAGGGCTCCAATTCAAAGGATTGCGGATCGAATTTCCGGGGTTTTTGTCCCGGCCGTTATTTTGATTGCGGCTTTTACTTTTGCCTTTTGGTTTTTTTGGATAGAACCCGGAGTTTTCTCCGGCGCGTTAGAAAAAGCGATTGCGGTGCTCGTGATTGCTTGTCCTTGTGCGCTCGGGCTTGCGACTCCGGTCTCCATTCTTGCCGGATCCGGAAAGGCCGCTACGTTAGGAATCCTGTTTCGCACCGCGGAAGCATTAGAAATTGCTCATAAAGTGAATACTGTGGTTTTTGATAAGACGGGAACCTTGACGCACGGAAAGCCGATTCTTAAAAAAATCGACGTTATCCCTTCCGGAGACGAATCTCAACTTCTTCTTCTCGCGGGCGCCGCGGAACAAAATTCGGAACATCCGCTTTCGAAAGCGATCGTGGATTCGGCGAAACGGCGAGGTCTGATTCTCCCGATTTCGGAAACGTTCGAGACGATACCGGGTGGAGGAGTTTTTGCAATCGTAAACTCAAAAGAAATTCTATTGGGAACGGATCGACTCTTTAAAGAAAAGGGTATTCGATTGAATCAGACTCTTTCCGATTTAAAGATTCAGAGAGAAGCCGAGGGGTCTACGGTCGTGCATTTGAGCGTGGATGGAGTTCATAGTGCGGTTCTTTCCTTGGCGGATACTGTTAAGGATTCTACTCCCGATTCGATCACGCGTTTGAAGGCACTCGGAATGGAAGTTTATATGATCACGGGCGACAATGAAAGAACGGCCAATGCGGTAGCAAAGACTTGCGGTATCGATCATGTCCTTGCTGAAATTCTTCCTGAAGGAAAGGCGACGGAAGTGAAAACGCTGATGGATTCGGGAAAAGTCGTCGCGATGGTTGGGGACGGTATCAACGACGCGCCGGCTCTAGCCGTTGCAAATTTGGGAATCGCAATGGGAACGGGAACAGACGTCGCAATGGAATCTTCCGATGTCGTGATCATGAACGGGGATCTCGCTTCGATTGCGAACGCATTTGCAATGAGTCGTAGAACCGTTTATAATATCAGGCAGAATCTATTCTGGGCGTTGATCTATAACGCACTCGGAATTCCTTTTGCGGCCGCAGGTTTTTTAGCTCCTTGGATTGCCGGAGGAGCGATGGCATTCAGTTCCGTTTCGGTCGTTCTCAACGCATTGCGTTTGCAAAGAAAGTAA
- a CDS encoding PA0069 family radical SAM protein — protein sequence MLGQRKINRGTESKIAGRFDSTYRESDPEFPDEPPSPKTILFEEHAKTIVTENDCPDLHFTRSLNPYRGCEHGCIYCYARPNHAYVDLSPGIDFETKIFAKRNAPELLRKYLSKQKGEVVTIQLAGVTDIYQPIERKLEITRELLKVFLEFRQPVAMITKSYLVTRDLDLLEKLASQNLVKVYISVTTLDSELWRRMEPRTANPEKRLKAIRSLSELGVPTGVMAAPMIPGLNDHELETILQSAKESGAKTAGMVFLRLPFEVAPLFLDWLETHYPLKKEKVENLIRQARGGKLYDSDYSSRMVGTGPYAEILWKRFRMARNRLGLNDPMSLNKSIFRIPEKYQLRLTKGENLFPGL from the coding sequence ATGCTCGGACAGAGAAAAATCAATCGGGGAACGGAATCTAAGATCGCCGGCCGGTTTGATTCTACTTATCGAGAATCCGATCCGGAATTTCCGGATGAGCCACCTTCTCCAAAAACGATTCTTTTCGAAGAACACGCGAAGACAATCGTTACGGAAAATGATTGTCCTGATTTACACTTTACTCGCTCTCTCAATCCGTATCGCGGATGCGAACATGGTTGTATCTACTGTTATGCACGGCCGAATCACGCTTACGTGGATCTTTCTCCAGGAATCGATTTTGAAACAAAGATTTTTGCGAAACGAAATGCGCCCGAACTTCTTCGAAAATATCTTTCCAAGCAAAAGGGAGAGGTCGTAACGATCCAGCTCGCGGGCGTAACCGATATATATCAGCCGATCGAGAGAAAATTAGAAATCACTCGAGAACTCCTTAAAGTTTTTTTAGAATTTCGACAACCCGTTGCGATGATCACAAAATCCTATCTCGTAACCAGAGACTTGGATCTTCTTGAAAAATTGGCTTCTCAGAATTTGGTGAAAGTTTATATCAGCGTGACCACTCTCGATTCGGAACTCTGGAGAAGAATGGAGCCTCGGACCGCCAATCCTGAAAAAAGACTGAAAGCGATTCGAAGCCTTTCCGAATTGGGAGTTCCCACCGGAGTGATGGCCGCGCCGATGATCCCCGGGTTAAACGATCACGAGCTGGAAACGATTCTTCAGTCTGCAAAAGAATCCGGAGCCAAAACGGCGGGAATGGTTTTTTTGCGTCTTCCTTTCGAAGTCGCTCCCCTCTTTTTGGATTGGTTGGAAACGCACTATCCTCTCAAAAAAGAGAAAGTGGAAAACTTAATTCGTCAAGCGAGAGGCGGCAAACTCTATGATTCCGATTATTCAAGTAGAATGGTGGGAACAGGACCTTACGCGGAAATACTCTGGAAACGATTTCGAATGGCAAGAAATCGACTGGGTTTAAACGATCCGATGTCCTTAAACAAAAGTATTTTTCGAATTCCGGAAAAATATCAACTTCGCTTAACAAAAGGAGAAAATCTTTTTCCCGGATTGTGA
- a CDS encoding PAS domain-containing protein encodes MSTVENQNQMKSEDLSSILTSYFYQYPHAMFITDREGRIEFINPVFERLSGYKRNELIGQNPRFFQSGSHDSEFYENFWRTILSGKEYEGNFLNKNRSGETISWKERITPLRDEKGNISNFLCKVDLPQDKTAVAGGNPSEGVSATKVKESLFPKLQKEYGLTYQEAKICELLVAGQTRESLVQQLGVHSGTLKNHLKAIYRKTIERDLSEPGQGRDKLQRLTVFLIRLC; translated from the coding sequence ATGTCAACCGTGGAAAATCAGAATCAAATGAAAAGCGAAGATTTGTCATCAATCTTAACTTCTTACTTTTATCAGTATCCGCACGCGATGTTTATCACGGACAGAGAGGGAAGGATAGAATTCATTAACCCCGTTTTCGAAAGACTTTCCGGTTATAAACGAAACGAGTTGATCGGTCAGAATCCGAGATTCTTCCAATCAGGAAGTCATGACTCCGAATTTTATGAAAATTTTTGGAGAACGATCTTATCCGGCAAGGAATACGAAGGGAATTTCTTAAATAAGAATCGATCCGGAGAAACGATTTCCTGGAAAGAAAGAATCACTCCGCTTCGGGATGAAAAAGGGAATATCTCCAACTTCCTTTGCAAAGTGGATCTTCCGCAGGACAAAACCGCTGTAGCCGGGGGGAATCCGTCTGAAGGGGTATCGGCCACTAAGGTGAAAGAATCACTCTTTCCGAAACTTCAAAAGGAATACGGACTAACGTATCAGGAAGCGAAGATCTGTGAACTTCTGGTAGCCGGTCAAACAAGAGAAAGTTTGGTACAACAGCTCGGAGTACATTCCGGAACTTTAAAGAATCATCTAAAAGCGATCTACAGAAAGACGATTGAAAGAGATCTTTCGGAACCGGGTCAAGGCAGAGATAAATTGCAGAGACTCACCGTATTTTTGATTCGTCTTTGTTAA
- a CDS encoding efflux RND transporter permease subunit, translating into MLSRLLNISLNNPILSVGIIFFLFIYSFFTLREVPIDAVPDITNVQVIVTVKTGSLDPEQVEKVVTFPLETELMGMPNLIDVRSVSKFGLSNISLIFKEGTDIYQARGMVLERIASAKEKLPKGISPTIVPNTTGLGEIFFYTVEAKPGSKLASLPEKDRLLFLRTIQDYTVRPQLKALVPGIVEVDSNGGYEKEIHIDLNPHQMKTWGITIDQLMNELTTIGESFGGGFIENEGRVSIVRAYGIKKSLGSLSQITVRRTVTGQPIRVSDIAQVNEHGKQRLGGASSEGKEIVLGTAMMLRGENSYQVNLDLNQAITRLNLPEDVQVKVLLERSFLIHSTIKTVLTNLIEGAVLVILTLFFILFNIKASIIVAMIIPGSMLLTAIFMKFFGISANLMSLGAIDFGLLVDASIVITENVLTRFEKESYLNREEKMKAILQASVEVLKPVSFGVVVIMLVYLPILTLDGIPGRMFRPMAETVLLALGFSLILAVFLLPPLLFFFISPSGNHKNKEIKKSRIVELYSFYLPRLLDKPKPIVIGSLVFFLFTVFIYFRMGTVFLPKLMEGDLMLVVVREGDISIEESLREQKEVEKLLMTFPEVQSVFSRIGTSSVANDPMGTFNADTFIILKKDNLADLLKEKNWENFLTRIHTQVQEKFPKSELTLSQPLEARFNELLEGSRADISVRILGKDLNILLDLQSKLKDTLHSIPGAAEVELDPIMALRKSKVIDITPDPDKLKYYNISLPSFNSVVEASMSGFELGGYYEEEVRFPIKIWLSEDFRNKESEIANIGVGTLDGGMIPIKLLASIEEKEKVMTISRNRSRRFVAVSVNLRGRDLEGFHTEAKEKISEIGIPKGYTVFWGGQIENLASAKAKLAIILPSTFLMIFVVLYLGLGSVRQALLVFFCVPFALTGGIWFLFLRGMDLSVSAFVGCIALSGIAVLNGLVKLDTIHRIREERNVSVREAVLEGATSRIRPVIMTALVASFGFLPMAFGSGLGSEVQKPLATVVIGGIISSTILTLVILPVFYYWLEKGSKD; encoded by the coding sequence ATGCTGTCCAGACTTTTGAATATCAGCTTAAATAACCCGATTCTTTCAGTCGGAATCATATTCTTTCTGTTTATCTATTCGTTTTTTACGCTTCGTGAAGTCCCGATCGACGCGGTACCGGATATCACAAACGTTCAAGTGATTGTTACGGTAAAAACGGGTTCCTTGGATCCGGAACAAGTGGAAAAGGTCGTCACGTTTCCTCTGGAAACCGAGCTTATGGGAATGCCAAATTTGATCGACGTTCGATCCGTATCTAAATTCGGACTTTCTAATATATCTTTGATCTTTAAGGAAGGGACCGATATCTATCAAGCGCGCGGGATGGTTTTGGAAAGAATTGCAAGTGCGAAAGAAAAACTTCCGAAAGGCATTTCTCCAACGATCGTACCGAATACGACAGGGCTTGGAGAGATTTTCTTTTATACTGTGGAGGCGAAGCCGGGTTCCAAGTTGGCCTCACTGCCCGAAAAGGATCGTCTTTTGTTTTTGCGGACGATCCAAGACTACACAGTGCGTCCTCAATTAAAGGCTCTTGTTCCCGGAATTGTGGAAGTGGATTCCAACGGAGGGTACGAAAAGGAGATTCATATCGATTTAAATCCGCATCAGATGAAAACTTGGGGGATTACGATCGATCAATTGATGAACGAGTTGACGACGATCGGAGAGAGTTTTGGAGGAGGTTTTATCGAGAACGAAGGACGGGTCTCCATCGTTCGAGCCTACGGGATCAAGAAAAGTTTAGGATCCCTATCTCAAATCACTGTTAGGCGAACAGTAACGGGGCAACCGATCCGAGTTTCGGATATCGCGCAAGTCAACGAACACGGTAAACAACGATTAGGCGGTGCGAGTTCGGAAGGAAAAGAAATCGTCTTAGGTACCGCGATGATGTTGCGGGGAGAAAACAGTTATCAAGTCAATCTAGATTTGAATCAAGCGATCACTCGTTTAAATCTTCCGGAAGACGTACAAGTAAAGGTACTTTTAGAAAGGTCTTTTTTGATCCATTCCACGATCAAAACGGTGCTCACCAATCTGATCGAAGGCGCTGTATTAGTTATCCTGACGTTGTTCTTCATTTTGTTTAACATCAAGGCTTCGATTATCGTAGCGATGATCATTCCAGGATCGATGTTGCTTACGGCGATCTTTATGAAGTTTTTCGGGATTTCAGCGAACTTGATGAGTTTGGGAGCGATCGACTTCGGGCTCCTTGTGGATGCTTCGATCGTTATCACGGAAAACGTACTTACTCGATTTGAAAAAGAATCCTATTTAAATCGCGAAGAGAAAATGAAAGCGATCCTTCAAGCTTCCGTTGAAGTTTTAAAACCGGTTTCTTTCGGAGTCGTCGTGATCATGTTGGTTTATCTTCCGATTTTGACTCTCGACGGAATTCCGGGAAGAATGTTTCGACCAATGGCGGAAACCGTTTTGTTAGCCTTGGGATTCAGTCTGATTCTTGCGGTGTTTTTATTACCTCCTCTTCTTTTCTTTTTTATATCTCCATCGGGAAATCATAAAAACAAAGAGATTAAAAAGAGTCGGATCGTGGAACTCTATTCCTTCTATTTGCCGCGTCTATTGGATAAACCGAAACCGATCGTAATCGGTTCTTTGGTTTTCTTTTTATTTACCGTGTTCATTTATTTTAGAATGGGGACCGTCTTTCTTCCAAAGTTGATGGAAGGAGATCTGATGTTAGTCGTCGTTCGTGAAGGAGATATCAGCATCGAAGAAAGTTTGCGGGAACAGAAGGAAGTGGAAAAACTCTTGATGACCTTTCCCGAGGTTCAAAGCGTTTTTTCAAGAATCGGGACCAGTTCCGTCGCGAACGATCCAATGGGAACTTTTAACGCGGATACGTTTATAATTTTGAAGAAGGATAATCTCGCCGACTTACTTAAGGAAAAGAACTGGGAGAATTTTTTAACCCGAATCCACACGCAGGTTCAGGAAAAATTTCCGAAATCGGAACTGACGCTGAGTCAACCTTTAGAGGCAAGATTTAACGAGTTGTTGGAGGGAAGTCGAGCGGATATAAGTGTTAGAATTCTCGGAAAAGACCTGAACATCCTTTTGGATTTGCAGAGCAAGTTAAAGGATACACTGCATAGTATTCCGGGGGCCGCTGAAGTTGAATTAGATCCGATCATGGCGTTAAGAAAATCCAAAGTGATCGATATAACTCCGGATCCGGATAAATTAAAATATTATAATATATCACTGCCTTCGTTTAACAGTGTGGTAGAAGCTTCGATGAGTGGATTCGAACTCGGAGGTTATTACGAAGAAGAAGTGAGATTTCCGATTAAAATTTGGCTTTCCGAAGATTTTCGAAATAAAGAATCCGAAATAGCAAACATTGGAGTCGGAACCTTGGACGGAGGAATGATTCCGATCAAGTTGCTCGCATCAATCGAAGAAAAAGAGAAAGTGATGACTATTTCTCGAAATCGATCTCGGAGATTTGTCGCCGTTTCCGTAAATCTTAGAGGAAGAGATTTGGAAGGCTTTCATACAGAGGCAAAAGAGAAAATTTCGGAGATAGGAATTCCCAAAGGATATACGGTTTTTTGGGGCGGACAGATTGAGAATCTAGCGAGTGCGAAAGCGAAATTGGCGATCATCTTACCTTCTACCTTTTTGATGATTTTCGTAGTCTTATATCTCGGTCTCGGTTCGGTACGTCAGGCGTTGCTCGTATTCTTTTGTGTTCCATTTGCACTTACGGGAGGAATTTGGTTTTTATTCTTGAGAGGAATGGATCTCAGTGTTTCCGCTTTTGTGGGATGTATTGCGTTATCCGGAATCGCAGTCTTAAACGGACTTGTGAAGCTTGATACGATTCATCGGATACGGGAGGAAAGGAACGTTTCCGTCCGCGAGGCCGTTCTTGAAGGTGCGACGAGTCGGATCAGACCGGTCATTATGACTGCATTAGTTGCCTCTTTCGGTTTTTTACCGATGGCCTTCGGTTCCGGATTGGGATCGGAAGTTCAAAAACCTCTTGCGACGGTCGTGATCGGTGGAATTATCTCTTCGACAATTCTTACGCTCGTAATTCTTCCCGTATTTTATTATTGGTTGGAAAAAGGTTCAAAAGATTAG
- a CDS encoding heavy-metal-associated domain-containing protein, translating into MKEIKLEVEGMTCNHCQHTIESALKEIGLSSKASLANKEVVYQGEGTEEELSKVRAAILEEGYTPGSIK; encoded by the coding sequence ATGAAAGAAATCAAATTAGAAGTCGAAGGAATGACATGCAATCACTGTCAGCATACGATCGAATCCGCGTTAAAGGAAATCGGCCTTTCTTCCAAAGCGAGTTTAGCGAATAAGGAAGTCGTTTATCAAGGAGAAGGTACGGAAGAAGAATTATCCAAGGTCAGAGCCGCGATCTTGGAAGAAGGTTATACACCGGGTTCAATCAAATGA
- a CDS encoding lipase family alpha/beta hydrolase, whose amino-acid sequence MKKVMRIVSVLLVFFITSVLSASGGGSSSKPLTGTYPIVLAHGLFGWGNGSTVIDYWGGNAAYLTSQGATVLTPSVTALNSSSNRASQLKTAILAAMAANNYTGKVHIIGHSQGGLDARYMVSNLSMSSKVATVTTLNTPHQGSPVANIVATVIPSWALPYVSTVLNAVIGFVYGDSSQNATAALKLLTTDGVKALNAASPNVSGVKYFSYGSTISVPDLIQHPAMGIIYPICAIGAPFYGMSIANDGVVPDSSQRWGTWKGGPSIPLLTTGIDHLEATNALHLGQLWYDTNDYFLKMASNAKSNQ is encoded by the coding sequence ATGAAAAAAGTGATGAGAATAGTAAGCGTATTGCTTGTTTTTTTTATAACAAGCGTTCTTTCTGCGTCCGGCGGAGGCTCTTCCAGCAAGCCCCTTACCGGGACCTATCCGATCGTGTTAGCTCACGGTCTATTCGGTTGGGGAAACGGTTCCACAGTGATTGACTATTGGGGTGGAAATGCGGCCTATCTGACAAGTCAGGGAGCCACCGTATTGACTCCTTCCGTTACCGCACTGAACTCGAGCTCCAACAGAGCTTCTCAGTTGAAAACTGCAATCCTCGCGGCGATGGCTGCAAACAATTACACCGGAAAGGTGCATATCATCGGTCACTCGCAAGGTGGTCTGGATGCTCGCTATATGGTTTCGAATCTTTCTATGAGTTCTAAAGTGGCGACAGTAACTACTTTGAACACTCCTCACCAAGGAAGCCCGGTTGCAAACATCGTCGCCACCGTGATCCCAAGTTGGGCCCTTCCTTACGTTTCCACAGTGCTCAATGCCGTGATCGGCTTTGTCTATGGCGATTCCAGTCAGAACGCAACAGCCGCTTTGAAACTTCTTACCACTGACGGTGTAAAAGCTTTGAATGCCGCGTCTCCAAACGTATCCGGAGTTAAATACTTTTCCTACGGATCTACAATCTCCGTTCCCGATCTGATTCAACACCCTGCAATGGGAATCATCTATCCGATCTGTGCGATCGGAGCTCCTTTCTACGGAATGAGCATCGCGAACGACGGTGTTGTTCCTGATTCTTCTCAAAGATGGGGAACTTGGAAAGGTGGACCTTCGATTCCTCTCCTAACTACCGGAATCGATCACTTGGAAGCAACCAATGCTCTTCATCTTGGTCAACTTTGGTACGATACAAATGATTACTTTTTAAAAATGGCGTCTAACGCAAAAAGTAATCAATAA